AAAAACGAATTCGAATACCGAAAAAAGTACAAGATAATTGCCGGAATCGATGAAGCAGGTCGTGGTCCGTTGGCAGGTCCGGTTGTTGTTGCTGCTGTTATTTTGGATAGAGACTGGCATATTGAAGGTCTAAATGATTCTAAAAAATTATCCGAAAAGAAAAGAAACAGATTGGCTTGGGAAATCCTTGAAAAATCTCTGGATTGTAAGGTGATCATCATACCTCCCACAAAAATCGATGAAATTAATATCCTGCAGGCTACCTTGTTGGGAATGGAACAGGCAGTTCTGGATTTAAAGATCAAACCGGATATATGTTTGATCGATGGGAACAAGGTCCCTGAGAAAATAGCACATTATTCTAAAGCGATCGTCAAAGGTGACGCAAAATATGCTTCGATCGCAGCAGCTTCCATTTTGGCAAAAGTTACTCGAGACAGGATCATGAGAGAAAAGCATGAAAAATTCCCGGTATATAATTTCCGAAAAAACAAAGGTTATCCAACACGCGAACATATTGCTGC
This genomic interval from Candidatus Cloacimonadota bacterium contains the following:
- a CDS encoding ribonuclease HII — translated: MLFKNEFEYRKKYKIIAGIDEAGRGPLAGPVVVAAVILDRDWHIEGLNDSKKLSEKKRNRLAWEILEKSLDCKVIIIPPTKIDEINILQATLLGMEQAVLDLKIKPDICLIDGNKVPEKIAHYSKAIVKGDAKYASIAAASILAKVTRDRIMREKHEKFPVYNFRKNKGYPTREHIAAIRSYGITSLHRKTFRPVKEIILENLDRTTAS